In a single window of the Terriglobus roseus genome:
- the eutC gene encoding ethanolamine ammonia-lyase subunit EutC: protein MSEDLSASAQSSLAVLSAARIALGLTGPSIPTREQLRFQLDHALARDAVHAAMDAGGLLQQLQQRGLEGMQLRSAACQDAWPRDRSVYLRRPDLGRSLHESSRRELEVTAENRVERRIVFAIVDGLSALAVERHALPLLDATLPLLQPEDVGEPICLVRQGRVAVGDEIGELLRAELMVLLIGERPGLSASDSLGVYLTWQPRRGRTDAERNCISNVRLEGLSYEIAAQRIAFYVREARWLQTTGIALKETAADPATLALE from the coding sequence ATGAGCGAAGATCTAAGTGCTTCAGCGCAGAGCAGCCTGGCCGTGCTTTCAGCAGCACGCATTGCACTCGGCCTGACGGGCCCATCGATTCCGACGCGCGAGCAATTGCGCTTTCAACTGGATCATGCGCTGGCCCGTGATGCGGTGCACGCTGCGATGGACGCCGGTGGTCTGCTGCAGCAACTGCAGCAACGAGGTCTTGAGGGGATGCAGCTTCGCAGTGCCGCATGCCAGGACGCATGGCCACGCGACCGCAGTGTCTACCTGCGACGGCCGGACCTTGGGCGCAGCTTGCATGAGAGTTCGCGTAGAGAGCTGGAGGTCACAGCGGAGAACAGGGTTGAGCGTCGAATCGTCTTCGCCATCGTTGACGGTCTGTCGGCACTTGCAGTGGAGCGCCATGCTCTGCCCTTGCTGGATGCGACGCTGCCACTGCTGCAGCCGGAGGACGTGGGAGAACCGATCTGCCTGGTGCGCCAGGGCCGCGTTGCCGTGGGCGATGAGATCGGTGAGTTGCTGCGTGCGGAGTTGATGGTGCTGTTGATTGGTGAGCGACCGGGACTCAGTGCCTCGGATTCGCTGGGCGTGTATCTCACGTGGCAGCCGCGGCGCGGTCGCACGGATGCGGAGCGCAACTGCATCTCGAATGTGCGGCTTGAGGGTCTGAGCTATGAGATCGCAGCACAGCGCATCGCCTTCTATGTGCGTGAGGCCCGGTGGTTGCAGACCACCGGCATTGCATTGAAAGAGACAGCGGCAGATCCTGCCACGCTGGCGCTGGAATAG
- a CDS encoding sensor histidine kinase, translating to MKTFFLQLFLSFWLAAIGILIGSTVLFPGSNPGPVENFRAAGQASSTRIVDDSLREFAEDGCPGLTQMEGAFIVLQTDGTPLCNEKLSAEEQSLIKRTLGDLHGWGLNTRSGESWIQMHPATSSDGRHWLLFGRTKYVHGLGIPPLPRSAFPASIIVTFILALILTRPVRRLSAAFRAFAAGDLSVRLPVARNWWSSVGGADIRELMLDFNHMAERVNELIEAQKVLVRDISHELRSPLARLRLALEMTREETQEHLPSLDRMEAEAERVNELIGQMLTLSLMESTRQSALKETVSAEEVVRSLLPNMEFEAAGRGCNILFHARGPVPQTFGNRELLRRALENVIRNAIRFTEVGTTVEVEVYAEQHAMLFGPAVHVIVSDRGPGVPEQNLGMIFRAFYRTDSARRDATGGFGVGLSIAERSVALHGGRISAHNRSGGGLSVEILLPVAVRERTTPELVGATT from the coding sequence ATGAAGACGTTTTTTCTGCAGTTGTTTCTGTCCTTCTGGCTGGCGGCAATCGGTATTCTCATTGGCTCGACTGTGCTGTTCCCTGGATCCAATCCCGGGCCCGTCGAGAACTTTCGAGCCGCGGGCCAGGCCAGCAGCACACGCATCGTCGACGACTCACTCCGCGAATTCGCCGAAGATGGCTGCCCCGGCCTGACACAGATGGAAGGCGCCTTCATCGTTCTGCAAACAGATGGCACACCGTTGTGCAATGAGAAGCTGAGCGCGGAAGAGCAGAGCCTCATCAAACGCACGCTGGGCGACCTGCACGGCTGGGGACTGAACACGCGTTCCGGTGAGTCGTGGATCCAGATGCATCCCGCAACCAGTTCGGACGGACGCCACTGGCTGCTCTTCGGCCGTACGAAGTACGTGCACGGGCTCGGGATCCCGCCGCTGCCGCGCAGCGCGTTTCCCGCCTCCATCATCGTCACATTTATTCTTGCGCTGATCCTCACACGTCCTGTGCGTCGCCTTTCCGCAGCATTTCGTGCGTTCGCAGCGGGTGACCTCTCGGTTCGCCTGCCGGTCGCACGAAACTGGTGGAGCAGTGTTGGCGGCGCCGACATTCGCGAGCTGATGCTCGACTTCAATCACATGGCCGAACGTGTCAACGAACTCATCGAGGCGCAAAAGGTGCTTGTGCGTGACATCTCGCATGAACTGCGATCGCCGCTTGCGCGCCTGCGCCTGGCGCTTGAGATGACGCGCGAAGAGACACAGGAGCACCTTCCATCGCTGGATCGCATGGAGGCCGAGGCGGAGCGAGTGAACGAACTGATCGGCCAGATGCTGACCCTGTCGTTGATGGAGAGCACGCGTCAGTCGGCGCTGAAAGAGACTGTTTCCGCGGAAGAGGTCGTGCGTTCGTTGCTGCCAAACATGGAGTTCGAAGCCGCCGGCCGTGGCTGCAACATCCTCTTCCACGCCCGCGGACCCGTGCCGCAGACGTTTGGGAATCGGGAGTTGCTGCGTCGCGCGCTGGAGAACGTCATCCGTAACGCCATCCGGTTTACGGAGGTGGGCACTACGGTTGAGGTTGAAGTCTACGCCGAGCAGCATGCCATGCTTTTCGGACCCGCCGTGCACGTCATCGTCAGCGATCGCGGTCCGGGAGTTCCCGAGCAGAACCTGGGGATGATCTTCCGTGCCTTCTATCGGACCGATTCTGCGCGGCGCGATGCCACGGGCGGCTTCGGCGTCGGCCTTTCGATCGCCGAGAGGTCCGTCGCGCTGCATGGTGGCCGCATCAGCGCGCATAACCGCAGCGGTGGCGGACTCAGCGTGGAAATCCTTCTACCGGTCGCGGTGAGGGAGAGAACAACTCCAGAGCTCGTCGGAGCGACCACGTAG
- a CDS encoding response regulator transcription factor produces the protein MVDDDLELCTMLDSYLSRHGWKVTSTHNGQDGIRAAQTLSPGLIILDGMLPDMDGFDVLRRIRATDNVPVLLLTARGEEIDRIVGLEMGADDYLGKPFNPRELLARMRAIHRRAAPREEAESAVPAFVINEAKREISYRDQPIVLTDIEYRLLATLLRRGAEVVDREDLTRQAFDRESRPFDRSLDMHVSRLRRKLEQLQGFKGTVKSIRNSGYLLVQDEGDGGVRA, from the coding sequence TTGGTCGACGACGACCTGGAGCTATGCACCATGCTGGACAGCTACCTGTCCCGGCATGGTTGGAAGGTCACGTCGACCCACAACGGCCAGGACGGTATCCGGGCCGCGCAGACGCTGTCACCCGGCCTCATCATCCTGGACGGCATGCTGCCGGATATGGACGGCTTTGACGTTCTGCGCCGGATCCGCGCCACCGATAATGTCCCGGTCCTGCTCCTGACGGCTCGTGGAGAAGAGATCGACCGCATCGTCGGCCTTGAGATGGGCGCGGACGATTACCTGGGCAAACCCTTCAACCCACGGGAGCTGCTGGCGCGCATGCGTGCAATCCATCGCCGCGCAGCGCCGCGTGAAGAGGCGGAATCCGCAGTGCCGGCGTTTGTGATCAATGAAGCCAAACGAGAGATCAGCTACCGTGATCAGCCCATCGTTCTTACCGACATTGAGTACCGGTTGCTTGCCACGCTGCTGCGTCGTGGAGCCGAGGTCGTCGACCGCGAAGACCTGACCCGGCAGGCCTTCGATCGTGAGTCGCGTCCCTTTGATCGCAGCCTCGACATGCATGTTTCGCGGCTTCGAAGAAAGCTTGAACAGTTACAAGGTTTCAAAGGTACTGTGAAGTCGATAAGAAACAGCGGCTACCTGCTGGTGCAGGACGAAGGGGACGGAGGCGTGCGCGCATGA
- a CDS encoding FAD-binding and (Fe-S)-binding domain-containing protein translates to MSASPFPILTNPATNHSHPHENFSAASGLEALLRQTVRGEVRFDAASRALYATDASNYRQVPIGLVVPKSVEDVIATVAACRQFDAPVLSRGGGTSLAGQCCNVAVVMDFSKYLRKIVALDPTTQMARVEPGIVLDALRLEAEKHDLTFAPDPATHSRCTLGGMIGNNSCGVHALMGGKTVDNIEELDILLYDGTRMRVGKTSETELEAIIQAGGRKGAIYAGLKSLRDRYAVLVRERFPDIPRRVSGYNLDQLLPENGFNVARALVGTEGTCVTILEATCELKPSPQHRRLVVLGFADAFIAADHVPAVLEHKPIGLEGFDGLLVDFMLRKNLVVDDVRLLPAGRGFLLCEFGADSDPAVDAQVQRFVDAAEAYPEQPIIARYTEEEAARVWKVRESALGASVFVPGEKSGWEGWEDSAVPPEKLGAYLRELFDLLTAYGYRTPMYGHFGQGCVHLRISFDLKTSEGAAKYRDFIDKAADIVLKYGGSFSGEHGDGQARACLLPKMFGPELMSAFAEFKALWDPTNCMNPGKLIDPVAVYDAIDNLRVGPGYQSTPAKTWFQYPNDNGMFAEATERCVGVGACRRQDHGTMCPSYMATREEKHSTRGRARLLWEMMQGDTIPGKWDNEEIHEALDLCLSCKACKTECPVNVDMATWKAEFLAHHYEHKRHPMYHYAFGYMDRFAHAASVAPALANFPMKFAPVAAVVKSVLGIAPQRSLPAFASENFRDNYQRTHGWRPQAQRADVLLWADTWNNYFHPQALHAASSVLGDAGYSIQVPKQHVCCGRPLYDFGFLDEAKRYLRKILTMFATEIDAGMPVVMLEPSCATVFRDELINFFPHDERAQKLARQTIMLSEALANSPESWQPPNLAGRRIVVHGHCHQKTQMTMKDEMRLLSATGASVELLDSGCCGMAGPFGFEKDKFEVSQTLAERVLLPAVRAASSDDILVTNGFSCREQISQNSSRRAVHLSEVLAGRY, encoded by the coding sequence ATGTCCGCATCACCATTTCCCATCCTTACGAATCCTGCAACGAACCACTCGCACCCGCACGAAAACTTCTCTGCGGCTTCGGGGCTTGAGGCCTTGCTGAGGCAGACTGTGCGCGGGGAAGTGCGCTTCGATGCTGCATCGCGCGCGTTGTATGCGACGGACGCTTCGAACTACCGGCAGGTTCCCATTGGTCTCGTCGTGCCGAAATCCGTCGAGGATGTCATCGCAACGGTGGCTGCTTGTCGGCAGTTCGACGCACCCGTGCTTTCACGAGGCGGAGGCACAAGCCTTGCCGGTCAGTGTTGCAACGTGGCTGTCGTCATGGACTTTTCAAAGTACCTGCGCAAGATTGTTGCGCTGGATCCCACGACGCAAATGGCCCGCGTGGAACCCGGCATCGTGCTGGATGCTCTGCGCCTCGAAGCAGAGAAGCATGATCTGACCTTCGCACCCGATCCTGCAACGCATAGCCGTTGCACGCTTGGCGGCATGATTGGCAACAACTCCTGCGGTGTGCACGCACTGATGGGTGGCAAGACCGTCGACAACATCGAAGAGCTCGACATCCTGCTCTATGACGGCACACGCATGCGCGTCGGGAAGACAAGCGAGACGGAGCTTGAGGCGATCATCCAGGCTGGCGGGCGCAAAGGCGCGATCTATGCGGGACTGAAGTCGCTACGGGATCGTTACGCGGTCCTGGTGCGTGAACGCTTCCCGGATATTCCGCGTCGCGTCTCTGGCTACAACCTGGATCAACTGCTGCCGGAGAATGGTTTCAACGTAGCGCGTGCTCTCGTTGGCACCGAAGGTACATGCGTCACGATCCTGGAAGCCACGTGTGAGCTGAAGCCGAGCCCGCAGCATCGACGCCTTGTCGTACTCGGCTTTGCGGACGCGTTTATCGCGGCAGACCATGTGCCTGCGGTCTTGGAGCATAAGCCCATCGGTCTGGAAGGCTTCGATGGTCTGCTGGTTGACTTCATGCTGCGCAAGAATCTTGTCGTTGACGATGTGCGCCTGCTGCCTGCGGGTCGTGGCTTCCTGCTTTGTGAGTTCGGAGCGGACTCCGATCCGGCAGTTGATGCGCAGGTGCAGCGTTTCGTTGATGCTGCCGAGGCCTATCCGGAGCAGCCCATCATCGCTCGCTACACCGAAGAGGAAGCTGCAAGGGTGTGGAAGGTGCGTGAGTCCGCGCTTGGGGCCAGCGTGTTTGTGCCTGGCGAGAAGAGCGGATGGGAGGGCTGGGAAGACTCTGCCGTGCCACCGGAAAAGCTTGGTGCCTATCTGCGGGAACTCTTTGACCTGCTGACGGCCTATGGCTACCGCACGCCGATGTATGGGCACTTCGGCCAGGGCTGTGTGCATCTGCGGATAAGCTTCGATCTCAAGACGTCGGAAGGCGCAGCGAAGTATCGCGACTTCATCGACAAGGCCGCGGACATTGTTCTGAAGTATGGCGGCTCGTTCTCCGGTGAGCATGGGGATGGACAGGCGCGCGCGTGCCTGTTGCCCAAAATGTTCGGCCCGGAACTGATGTCTGCCTTCGCAGAGTTCAAGGCGCTGTGGGATCCGACGAACTGCATGAATCCCGGGAAGCTCATCGATCCCGTCGCCGTCTATGACGCGATCGACAACCTGCGCGTCGGGCCGGGCTACCAGTCCACACCCGCAAAGACGTGGTTCCAGTATCCGAATGACAACGGCATGTTTGCGGAAGCGACCGAGCGCTGCGTGGGCGTGGGTGCGTGCCGCCGTCAGGATCATGGCACCATGTGCCCAAGCTACATGGCAACGCGGGAAGAGAAGCACAGCACACGTGGTCGCGCGCGATTGCTGTGGGAGATGATGCAGGGCGATACCATCCCGGGCAAGTGGGATAACGAGGAGATCCACGAAGCGCTGGATCTTTGCCTCTCCTGCAAGGCATGCAAGACGGAGTGCCCGGTCAACGTGGACATGGCGACGTGGAAGGCGGAGTTTCTTGCGCACCACTACGAGCACAAACGCCATCCGATGTATCACTACGCTTTTGGCTACATGGATCGCTTCGCGCATGCAGCGTCGGTAGCACCAGCGCTCGCGAATTTTCCCATGAAGTTTGCGCCGGTGGCCGCGGTGGTGAAGTCTGTACTCGGCATCGCGCCGCAACGGTCTCTGCCTGCGTTCGCGAGCGAGAATTTTCGTGATAATTATCAGCGTACCCATGGCTGGCGGCCTCAGGCGCAACGCGCGGATGTTTTGCTGTGGGCCGACACATGGAATAACTACTTCCATCCGCAGGCGCTGCACGCAGCGTCCAGCGTGCTCGGCGATGCTGGCTATTCGATCCAGGTACCGAAGCAACATGTGTGTTGCGGTCGTCCCCTGTACGACTTCGGCTTTCTTGACGAAGCGAAGCGTTACCTGCGAAAGATCCTGACGATGTTCGCAACGGAGATCGACGCGGGCATGCCCGTGGTGATGCTTGAGCCGAGCTGTGCAACTGTCTTTCGCGACGAGCTGATCAATTTCTTCCCGCACGACGAGCGCGCGCAGAAGCTTGCCCGGCAGACCATCATGCTCAGTGAAGCTCTGGCCAACAGTCCTGAATCATGGCAGCCACCAAACCTTGCAGGTCGCCGGATCGTGGTGCATGGACACTGCCATCAGAAGACGCAGATGACCATGAAGGACGAGATGAGATTGCTGTCGGCGACGGGCGCCTCCGTCGAACTACTTGACTCCGGCTGCTGCGGCATGGCGGGGCCGTTCGGATTTGAGAAAGACAAGTTCGAGGTGTCGCAGACGCTGGCTGAGCGTGTGCTGCTGCCTGCAGTTCGAGCGGCTTCCTCGGACGACATACTCGTGACCAACGGCTTCAGCTGCCGTGAACAGATCAGTCAGAATTCTAGCCGGCGTGCGGTGCATCTTTCGGAGGTTCTTGCCGGGCGGTACTGA
- a CDS encoding helix-turn-helix domain-containing protein: MRRQIPLEGHVMEEMQGSHDLAGDAGLQAHLSAGAEHQQRDPYLVKSVVHASQILAAFHDTSEVLPLKEIVRRCGLPKSMVFRLLYTMSTCHIVEKLQSNRYHLAARPADETPAPTAAPKKRRVSTARQEPPKDAPHAG; the protein is encoded by the coding sequence TTGCGCCGCCAAATTCCCTTGGAAGGACACGTGATGGAAGAGATGCAGGGGTCGCACGATTTGGCAGGAGATGCAGGGCTGCAGGCCCATTTGAGTGCTGGTGCGGAGCACCAGCAACGTGATCCCTATCTGGTGAAGTCGGTCGTCCATGCCTCCCAGATCCTGGCCGCCTTCCACGACACCAGCGAAGTTCTGCCGCTGAAAGAGATCGTGCGTCGGTGCGGTCTGCCGAAGTCAATGGTCTTCCGTCTGCTCTACACGATGTCCACCTGCCACATCGTAGAGAAGCTTCAGAGCAATCGTTACCACTTGGCAGCGCGACCGGCCGATGAAACACCTGCGCCGACTGCAGCGCCAAAGAAGCGGCGGGTCAGTACCGCCCGGCAAGAACCTCCGAAAGATGCACCGCACGCCGGCTAG
- a CDS encoding VWA domain-containing protein: protein MRLCLTLLCALAFTAALAAQTPAPKATGPADTIRTGAQIVILDVNVNGPDGAPVRHLKAGDFTVLENGAAQQVQHFEEHGDTAAGTPMPKMPRLPPGTYTNYSVVPEDGPLNVLLLDTLNTPTTDQMRVRQLMISFLKNSPPNRHVAIFGLSTRLYLLQGFTSNPALLQAALGRKSHDGQTSPLLAEPLGTDTVSDQMADSFGNNPGAASVIANVQQFEAIVATEQIRNRVLLTLTAINQLARYLNGLPGRKNLIWMSGSFPLNVLPDGDLPNPFAAALSMEDSFRETTNLLTRSQVAVYPVDARGLFAPPMFDASIAGGKYARDPTRMSKDMQKFSTSTFEEHSTMQAMADATGGKAYINTNDLAGAADSALRAGSNYYTLVYSPTNHNWNGGYRKIVVRTTSGTKYTLSYRHGYYADDPSRKTLDHDSTAATKSAAATIDPMSAAMQRGAPDPTQILFKAKIVPVEGTADKLTVGSVAAAKAKPPYRTFNVFLAASADDFQFALQPDGNRSSRVHLATVVYAPDGQPMTLLSQDKQAAISPAEYKQMLETGVKLQEQISVPLKGDYFLRIGLKDDLSGKVGAIEIPVSVIPGTRAK from the coding sequence GTGCGTCTTTGCCTTACGTTGCTCTGTGCCCTCGCGTTCACGGCCGCGCTCGCCGCGCAGACCCCGGCGCCGAAGGCAACAGGGCCTGCCGACACGATCCGCACGGGAGCCCAGATCGTCATCCTGGATGTGAATGTGAACGGGCCGGATGGGGCGCCCGTGCGGCACTTGAAGGCCGGCGACTTCACCGTGCTGGAGAATGGCGCAGCGCAGCAGGTACAGCACTTCGAGGAGCACGGGGACACCGCGGCCGGCACTCCGATGCCGAAGATGCCCCGACTGCCACCGGGTACGTACACCAACTACTCCGTGGTGCCGGAGGACGGCCCGCTGAACGTGTTATTACTCGACACGCTCAATACGCCCACGACCGACCAGATGAGAGTTCGGCAGTTGATGATCTCATTCCTGAAGAATTCACCGCCGAACCGCCATGTCGCCATCTTCGGGCTGTCCACGAGGCTGTATCTCCTGCAGGGATTTACATCGAACCCTGCGTTGCTACAGGCCGCCCTGGGCAGAAAGAGCCACGATGGGCAGACCTCGCCACTGCTCGCGGAGCCGCTTGGAACGGACACCGTCTCTGACCAGATGGCAGACTCGTTCGGAAATAATCCCGGGGCCGCGTCCGTGATCGCGAATGTGCAACAGTTCGAGGCCATCGTAGCGACAGAACAGATCCGCAATCGCGTGCTGCTGACGCTGACGGCGATCAATCAACTGGCACGTTATCTGAACGGTCTGCCCGGCCGTAAAAACCTGATCTGGATGTCCGGCTCGTTTCCTTTGAATGTGCTGCCCGATGGCGACCTGCCAAACCCGTTTGCCGCGGCACTCTCCATGGAAGACAGCTTCCGCGAGACGACGAACCTGCTCACACGATCGCAGGTGGCGGTCTATCCGGTCGATGCCCGCGGCCTGTTCGCGCCGCCTATGTTCGATGCCTCGATCGCCGGAGGTAAGTATGCCCGCGACCCCACACGCATGAGCAAGGACATGCAGAAGTTCTCGACCAGCACCTTTGAAGAACACAGCACCATGCAGGCCATGGCGGATGCCACCGGTGGCAAGGCATACATCAATACGAATGACCTCGCTGGTGCTGCCGACTCCGCGCTGCGCGCCGGCTCGAATTACTACACGCTCGTCTACAGCCCGACGAATCACAACTGGAATGGTGGCTATCGCAAGATCGTCGTACGAACCACATCCGGCACGAAGTACACGCTGAGCTATCGCCACGGATACTATGCGGATGATCCTTCGCGCAAGACGCTGGACCATGACAGCACGGCCGCCACCAAGTCCGCTGCGGCGACCATCGATCCCATGAGTGCGGCGATGCAGCGCGGAGCGCCCGATCCAACGCAGATCCTGTTCAAGGCGAAGATCGTTCCGGTGGAGGGCACAGCAGACAAACTGACCGTAGGGAGCGTGGCGGCAGCAAAGGCGAAACCACCCTACCGTACCTTCAACGTCTTCCTTGCGGCCAGTGCCGATGACTTCCAGTTTGCCCTGCAACCCGATGGCAACCGCTCCTCAAGGGTGCACCTGGCAACGGTGGTGTACGCCCCGGACGGGCAGCCGATGACCCTGCTCTCACAGGACAAGCAGGCTGCGATCAGTCCTGCGGAATACAAGCAGATGCTGGAGACGGGCGTGAAGCTCCAGGAACAGATCAGTGTTCCCCTCAAGGGAGACTACTTCCTGCGCATCGGCCTGAAGGATGATCTCAGCGGCAAGGTGGGCGCCATTGAGATTCCCGTGAGCGTCATCCCCGGTACCCGCGCGAAGTAG
- a CDS encoding TonB-dependent receptor, with protein sequence MKNPIPSFARSLLLAAIPLAAVATTLQAPPAWSQATAGSSVTGFVLDPDSAAIPGATVTLTPASGAPRSVTSGADGGYTFRGVPAGTYSLTVSMPGFASFVRQGVRVGSTNLTINAGMAIQSENTEVNVTTDNTKVSVDADANGSAVVIKDKDLEALSDDPDELADQLSALAGPSAGPSGGQIYVDGFTGGTLPPKSSIREIRVNQNPFSAQFDKQGFGRVEVFTKPGTDKIHGQMSLQGNDKSFNTSSPFLGSTNQQPDYHRIFFLGSVTGPMTKSSSYSLGGNYRVIQDNSIFAGQIISNPAAPGVLCAPGDLTCSLNSFPDSLRATFHPQTRYEITPRIDLALSPSNTLTIRYQFEHNVQTNGGLGSTSLNTTAYNTGQRESQLQISDTQIFNSKIINETRMAIERQNNTQNPQSTAPTLTLTGYFSSGGSATGTQSSTIDHFELQNYTSIALQKNFIRAGARLRIDREALFSTAGSNGSFTYQSAANYASNNPFQYRVTTINNPKAEQSVADLGLYAEDDWRIKPNLSLSYGIRYEMQNKINSNADFAPRFSLSYGIPRKTGNPLTVVRAGWGIFYDRFVIGDTIQTLRQNGINQVTQIYRAATPTGTLPGCSPTNIAACGSSTAASQTVYQLGAGLRSAYTMQTTIGLDQQVGKRTTVSFNYINSIGDHQYMSRSIPSGNNYIYQYQSGGVFRQNQFIANFRTQVSSRLSLFGFYSLQYANSNANGPDNFPTDSLNPKTDYGRSLFAQRHRVFLFGNIQAKYGINLSPFLSVNSGNFYNITTGTDVNGDTIINDRAGFANGVSGNCKTATDFTTAVTAANRVAPGYCTGPSNVQGNIRIVKVFGFGKKAAAPGGGAQAGGPGAGGPPPGGGGPGGGPGGGGGRGGPGGGGPGGFGGGIASRNKYTLNIGAQIQNLFNYVPYATPNGSLSSYNADPSKNLFGRSTSLSAFGPGGSSSAVRTVTLQMNFSF encoded by the coding sequence ATGAAGAACCCCATTCCCTCTTTCGCACGCTCGCTTCTGCTCGCTGCCATCCCCCTTGCGGCCGTTGCGACGACGCTGCAAGCGCCGCCCGCGTGGTCGCAGGCGACTGCAGGCAGCTCCGTGACCGGCTTTGTTCTGGATCCGGATTCGGCTGCGATCCCCGGTGCGACCGTAACGCTGACGCCCGCAAGCGGCGCGCCGCGCTCCGTTACCTCGGGCGCCGATGGCGGATACACCTTCCGTGGCGTGCCTGCAGGAACATACTCGCTGACCGTGTCCATGCCCGGCTTTGCGTCCTTCGTGCGTCAGGGTGTGCGCGTCGGTTCCACGAATCTGACCATCAACGCCGGCATGGCTATTCAGTCGGAAAATACCGAAGTCAATGTCACGACGGACAACACCAAGGTGTCAGTCGACGCTGACGCCAACGGCAGCGCCGTGGTCATCAAGGACAAGGATCTGGAGGCGCTCTCGGACGATCCCGATGAACTCGCCGACCAGCTCTCCGCGCTCGCCGGTCCCTCGGCGGGTCCCAGCGGCGGACAGATCTACGTGGACGGGTTCACGGGCGGTACGTTGCCGCCGAAGTCGTCCATTCGCGAAATTCGCGTCAACCAGAACCCCTTCTCAGCACAGTTCGACAAGCAGGGCTTCGGCCGCGTGGAAGTCTTCACCAAGCCCGGCACCGATAAGATCCACGGCCAGATGAGCCTGCAGGGCAACGACAAGTCCTTCAATACGTCGAGCCCGTTTCTTGGGTCGACCAATCAGCAGCCGGACTACCATCGCATCTTCTTCCTGGGCTCGGTGACCGGACCGATGACGAAGAGCAGCTCCTACTCCCTGGGTGGCAACTACCGCGTCATTCAGGACAACAGCATCTTCGCCGGCCAGATCATCAGCAATCCCGCAGCTCCCGGCGTGCTGTGCGCTCCTGGCGACCTGACCTGCTCTCTGAATTCCTTTCCTGACTCATTGCGCGCGACCTTCCATCCGCAGACGCGCTACGAGATCACGCCGCGTATCGATCTGGCGCTGAGCCCAAGCAACACGCTGACGATTCGCTACCAGTTTGAGCACAACGTACAGACGAACGGTGGCCTGGGTTCTACCTCCCTGAACACCACGGCGTACAACACCGGACAGCGCGAAAGCCAGTTGCAGATCAGCGACACGCAGATCTTCAACTCGAAGATCATCAACGAAACCCGCATGGCGATTGAACGCCAGAACAATACACAGAATCCCCAGAGCACGGCACCGACCCTGACGCTGACCGGATATTTCTCCAGTGGCGGCTCGGCAACGGGCACGCAGAGCAGCACCATCGATCACTTCGAGTTGCAGAACTACACATCTATCGCACTGCAGAAGAACTTCATCCGCGCCGGTGCACGTCTGCGCATCGATCGGGAGGCGCTGTTCTCGACGGCGGGTTCCAATGGATCCTTCACCTACCAGAGCGCCGCAAACTATGCCAGCAACAACCCGTTCCAGTACCGCGTCACCACCATCAACAATCCCAAGGCGGAGCAGAGCGTAGCCGACCTGGGTCTGTATGCGGAAGACGATTGGCGCATTAAGCCGAATCTATCGCTCAGCTATGGCATTCGCTATGAAATGCAGAACAAGATCAACAGCAACGCAGACTTTGCGCCACGCTTCTCGCTCTCGTACGGCATTCCGCGCAAGACGGGCAATCCGCTCACCGTGGTACGTGCTGGCTGGGGTATCTTCTACGACCGCTTCGTGATCGGCGACACGATTCAAACGCTGCGGCAGAACGGCATCAACCAGGTCACTCAGATCTACCGCGCCGCCACCCCCACCGGCACCCTGCCGGGCTGCAGCCCCACGAACATTGCGGCCTGCGGCAGCAGCACCGCAGCATCGCAGACGGTGTACCAGCTCGGCGCTGGACTCCGCAGTGCCTACACCATGCAGACCACCATCGGCCTGGATCAGCAGGTTGGCAAGCGGACGACCGTATCATTCAACTACATCAACAGCATTGGCGATCACCAGTACATGTCGCGCTCCATTCCCAGCGGCAACAACTACATCTACCAGTACCAATCGGGCGGCGTCTTCCGTCAGAACCAGTTCATCGCGAACTTCCGCACGCAGGTGTCCAGCCGCCTTTCCCTCTTCGGCTTCTACAGCCTGCAGTATGCCAACTCCAACGCGAACGGTCCGGACAACTTCCCCACGGACAGCCTGAACCCCAAGACGGACTACGGCCGCTCGCTCTTCGCGCAGCGTCACCGCGTCTTCCTCTTCGGCAACATCCAGGCCAAGTATGGGATCAACCTGAGCCCGTTCCTCTCCGTCAACTCGGGTAACTTTTACAACATCACCACCGGTACCGACGTGAACGGCGATACGATCATCAACGATCGCGCGGGCTTTGCGAACGGCGTATCTGGCAACTGCAAAACAGCAACCGACTTTACCACTGCGGTGACGGCAGCGAACCGGGTTGCACCCGGTTACTGCACCGGCCCATCGAACGTGCAGGGTAATATCCGCATCGTGAAGGTCTTCGGCTTCGGCAAGAAGGCTGCTGCTCCCGGCGGCGGCGCACAGGCCGGTGGACCTGGCGCAGGCGGACCGCCTCCTGGCGGTGGTGGTCCCGGCGGTGGCCCTGGAGGTGGCGGCGGACGTGGAGGCCCCGGTGGCGGCGGACCTGGCGGCTTCGGTGGCGGCATTGCCTCGCGCAACAAGTACACGCTGAACATCGGGGCACAGATCCAGAACCTGTTCAACTACGTGCCGTACGCAACACCCAACGGTTCGCTGTCGAGCTACAACGCCGATCCTTCGAAGAACCTCTTCGGTCGGTCCACCTCGCTCAGCGCCTTTGGCCCCGGCGGCAGTTCCTCCGCAGTGCGCACCGTTACGCTGCAGATGAACTTCAGCTTCTAA